CTCCAAGTTAAATAAAAACAGGTTTAGCCTGTACTCCAAAGAGAAATCCTTGCTGCAAACGTCCAATGGGCAATAAAGCAACAATCCCCATAACTAAAACAATGATGTAGTTTAGTCGCTTTTGTAAGATGAAACTTTCCTCTGTGTCCCTTAGGGGAAGCTGTAAATTATTTTTAATGGTGGTGGAGACCCTAATTACATTTACAGAAAAGATTCACTGATTTTCATTTCAGCCTTGAGGTCCATCAGAAAGGCAGTCTGCGTACTCACACAAGAGTCCTGCGTAGAGCAATATAGAAACTTTGTattgatatatttatatacagcATATGTTTTCGATGTCAGAATGTGTTGAGGTGGGGCAGCGCCTGCAGCTTGTCTTGGAGGTTTCTGTCTCTCCCTGCGGCCATCTCTACCCCCTGCAGCCACTCCGTGCACTTTCTCACCAGTCCCTCATCCCCCTCCCTCAGCCAGCACTCGTCTTCATACTCCATATCATCGTAGCGATGTTGCTCGTTCAGCAACGATATTTTCACTAGCTCACTGACATCTGGAGCCGATCGCTGCAGGGGGCTGCTCTGTATGGGCTCCATGCGGCTCCTGGGACACCTAAGGTGCCAGCTGCCCCCGGCGCACACCCTCCGGGAGTGGgcactgcgctgctgctgctgggcgagTTGTTTCTCAAAGTTCCTTTTctggatgaccaggatggattcgggtGTCAGGCACAGGGAGAAGTGCACGTCTGCGGGCTGCGGGGGCTCAGGATGAGGCTGCAGCCTCTGGGAGCACTGATGCATGGCAGCCATGTGATCCTGCGCCGGGTGGGCCAGCTGTGCTTGTTGCTGGGGTCTCCTGGAGGGGTCTTTGGCTAGTTCCCGTCTGGCCCGGGTTAAAGCTGCTGGACCAGGCTGTATTATGCTCTCGTAGGAGCGAGTCATCCCTCTGGGAACCTGTCCCAGAAAGCGCCGGGCAGGATGTACAATGTCTACTGGCTGGCTGAGGTTTGAGGCACTAGCCCTGTGCCTCCTCTCCAACTGCCTCCGGAGAGTGACGGACGGCCAAGAGCGCGACAGGTCCTCCTTGTCCATTGCGGTCCCCTTCGTGCCGACGAGAGGTGAGGGGTGCCGGGGTGGTGCTCCTCTCTCTGCGGCTTTGCTGAGCAGCAGCCTGGAGGGAAGCGCCGGCTTGTGCTGCAGGATAGGAGGGAAAGACATCGCTGCTGCTGTGCTCCGCACTACGGGATCGCTATATGGCAATAACACAATGGCTAGAGGACAATACGTAAAACCCTCCCAGCTAGAGGATGATTCACTTTAGTCATTTCCTCTAAAGACACGCGGGTGGCCCCGGGAACTGGTTATACAGGTCCCTGTGATGCTGCAATGTCCTCATCACAGCACATTAATAAGAGGAAGACACGTCAGGCAGATAAAGACAGGCTGCTGCGAGAGGAGACCACCAGGTAACTCTGTGAGAGGATCTGTAGCCGGATAGCTGAGCAGCATTGTGTACTACTGACCCCTCTGTACTCCACGTACGGGCGTCTCCTCCCCATGCATAGCATTAACATTGGAAGCCGTCTGTCAATCATTGAGAAAGACTGGAGAGGTTGTTAAAATCCTCCCCTAGTAACAATAGGTAAGTAAGCAATACTATTGAGGAACCATCACTTCTGGGAACACTACACAGGCACTATCAGCCGCAGGCATTGTCTGGCAGTGAAATGCAACACAGACTATCCCATATCAGCAGCAGTCATTGTTGCATTTTAGTCTAATAGCAGGCTTGTCAGCTGCACCATATTGCTCTTTTGGATTTATGTAAAATTACTATGTCTGGATTTAATACAGAACTGTAAAATATTATATGTAAAATCAATATTATTTTACCGCAGGTTACAAAAGGTgttaatctgggtacacactagatgatattttgAACGCTATGCCTGATTCCGACTGATTGaaatgataaatcgttcatattgTCCCATGTGTATCTGCTCTCCCGCTGCATTGTCCGTCGCATTTTCTGGCCGGCACTACATGCTGCTCAATCTGAAGATGTGGCTGAGCCCCATGCTTTCGGATGCGGCATTGGGAATGATATATTGTGCAGCCATTAACCAGAtcgtacactgggggtcattccgagttgatcgctcactagcaactttttacagcgctgcgatcagatagtcgccgcctatgggggagtgtattttagctgtgcaagtgtgcaaacgcttttgccaccgacggcacaaaaaagttttttgcagtttctgagtagctctggacttactcagacgctgcaatcacttcagtatTTTTGGTCCCAGAATAGACGTCAGACAACcggcctgcaaatgcttggacacacctgcgtttttccaaacactcccagaaaacggtcagttgacaccaacaagctccctctttctgtcaatcaccttgtgatcagctgtgcgaatggattcatcgttaaagccatcgcccagcaccgatcatctttgtacggtgcatatgcatgcgcagttttactGAGATTTAATCTGATcgtagcactgcaaaaagttgctagcgagcgatcagctcggaatgacccccattgtgtacaaaCCACGTAATATATTGTTCCATCACATCTGCCATCGGCTGGGTACACAggttgtctaatgtgtacccagctttagtttatCATTGCACAATGCacatgcaattaaaaaaaaaaatgaactggCACATGGGCACTGGATAGACACTGGGTACCAGCAGGGGCAGTTTAAGAGAAGAGGGGTTCCagagagtgcagagaggggggcatgacctgaagCAGAATTAATATAGAGGGAGCATTACCTTGTGGTGTCCATATACAGTAGGTAGTGCTGCTCTAAGCAGTAATATGCACATTATTGCTTTGGAATGAGATGGGATCTTCTAAAACACTAGTCATATTCCTCCATGACCTGGACATACCGGACCCACTAAGGTTTGGGAAGCTTGGGCCACATGGTGCCTCCCTCACCCTAGCAAGTGCCTTCCCGGCCAACCCCTAGATACAGCCCTGCTAGAAGTCATCAGGAGAGCCCGCCACAAAAGGTAAGTATTTGGGGCTCTGTCACTCTGGGGGGCATACTGGGGGCATAATATTAATACCGGAGGAGGCATTTTTGGGAATATTTCATAATATGAGAGGCAGTGATGGGCACAATATTCTAAAGGGGGctctggggggcatttatttaacaCTGTGAGGCATAATAGTAATACTGTAAGGGGCACAGTGGGACATACTTTTTGTGGCTGGGGCATCATAttaatattgtgtggcataattgtactgggggcattgtgtagaaaactgggggcattgtgtgacataatgggtggtattcaattgtttgaaaagtcagttgggtgtttgtttttcctatttaataggcaggaaaaaacaaacacccaaccaacttttcaaacaattgaattccccccaatgtttaTGCTGGAGCACTGGAACATAATATGCATAATGGTGGCCCTGTGTGGCTTAATGGCATTTTATTGGTAGGGGCCTCCACAAATTAGTTGCCCTggagcccccacaaaccttaatccagccctaaGGGGGGCAGTTTGCAGGCTCagtgtgagccccctcctctctgtagCACAGTAAACTATCATTGTGCACTTTGCTCCTGATGACTTCTCTACTGGGCATGCGCAAATCTCTGGAAAGATGGCCACTGCTTCATTTTCCCAGTGGTTTGTGTTGTTGCTGCAGTGCTGACATGGGTCTCTGGAGATgtgagtataattatatgggtgcagggtatgcaatGTGGACCCCCCTGTACCCAGCGACTGTGTGCACTGCAGCTATTATTTTCTGTGGGGAACAGATACGTATATCTCTGCTGCAGCACTAATGTTTATGGATCATTTCTATGAAAACATGTCTTCAGAATAGATCCAAAAATCAAATGTATCAGTCAATAAAATCAATCTTTGTGATAGATTGGAGATCGATGCCTTTCCCTAATTTTACCTCACACATCTGCAGTATGGTAGAaatagtatttctcttacgtcctagatgatgctggggactccgtaaggaccatggggtatagacgggctccgcaggagacatgggcactataaagaactttagaatggatgtgcactggctcctccctctatgcccctcctccagacctcagttagatcctgtgcccagaggagatagggtgcactacaggggagctctcctgagtttctctgaaaaataattttgttaggttttttattttcagggagcactgctggcaacaggctccctgcttcgtgggactgaggagagagaagcagacctacttaagtgataggctctgcttcttaggcaccattagctccagagggagtcagaacgcgggtctccccccgccgttcatcccagagccgcgccgccgtcctccctcgcagagccggaagatagaagccgggtgagtacaggttgagtatcccttatccaaaatgcttgggactggaagaattttggatatcggatttttccatattttggaataattgcataccataatgagttatcatggcgatgggacccaagtctaagcacagaatgcatttatgttacatatacaccttatacacacagcctgaaggtaattttacccaatatttttaataactttgtgaatttaacaaagtgtgtgtacattcacacaattcatttatgtttcatatacaccttatacacacagcctgaaggtcatttaatacaatatttttaataactttgtgtattaaacaaagtttgtgtacattgagccatcagaaaacaaaggtttcactatctcactctcactcaaaaaattccgtaattcggaatattccgtatttcggaatatttggatatgggatactcaacctgtataagaagaaaagaagacttcaaggcggcagaagacttcgaatcttcactgaggtaagcacgcagcggtaacgctgcgcgccattgctcccacacacactacacacactagcgggcactgatgggcgcagggggggcgccctgggcagcaataaaacctctgcgGAGGCATTAATTCTTTATAGCCCCCGTCAGTTTtaaatattttgagcgggaccgaagcccgccgccggagggggcggagcttggtccctcagcactaaccagcgccattttctccacagagatctgcagagaagctggctccccagactctcccctgctgaacacggtgacacagggctgaaaagagggggaagggggcacttgtaaggcgcagtgagtgtattacacagtaatctaatataaaagcgctgttatctgggacattattttccagtgtcagttggcgctgggtgtgtgctgtcatactctctctctgtctctccaaagggcattattggggaactgtctccttataactatatccctgtgtgtgtgtgggtgtcggtacgagtgtgtcggcatgtctgatgcggaaggctcagctaaggaggaggtagagcagatgattgtggtgtcgccgccggcaacgctgactcatgattggatggacatgtggaatgttttaaattcaAATGtggccttattacataagagattggacaaagcagagtccagggaaagagcagggagtcaatccacggctttggCTGGGTCACCGggtccttctgggtctcaaaaatgtcccctatcccagatagcagacactgataccgacacggactctgactccagtgtcgactacgatgaagcaaggttgcacccaagggtggcaaaaagtattcattatatgattattgcgataaaagaggttttgcatatcacagatgacccctcggtccctgacacgagggtgcgcatgtataaggaaaagaaacctgaggtaacctcttccccatcccatgagcttaacgagttatttgaaaaggcttgggaaactcctgataaaaaactgcagattcccaagaggattcttatggcatatcctttccctgcacgggacagggtacgttgggaatcctcacccagggtggacaaggccttaacacgcctgtccaagaaagattGCGCATTTGCAGCgatcacattgtgtgtgtgtgtgtgcaaccgCGATTTGCGATTTCTTCTGCAAACTTATTGTGCTTCAATGCaatcgcattttgattgacaggaagccagctttttggggaggaaacatggcgttttgtgggtgtgtttgtcaaaacgcaggcgtgccaaggcgTTCTTCTGGTGAGCCTCTGACgttagcgatgaccacttccagcctgttGCGTTAGTAGAATTGTGGATGAATTTGCCTGGCGTAGATGGAAAAACTCTTCGATGTTCTGGTAATTGTGAATGGTTTTGCGATCGCAATGCGTGCAAtggtcatttctctatcgtcctagtggatgctggggttcctgaaaggaccatggggaatagcggctccgcaggagacagggcacaaaaagtaaagctttccgatcaggtggtgtgcactggctcctccccctatgaccctcctccaagcctcagttagatttttgtgcccggccgagaagggtgcaatctaggtggctctcctaaagagctgcttagaacagtttagcttaggttttttattttacagtgagtcctgctggcaacaggatcactgcaacgagggacttaggggagaagaagtgaactcacctgcgtgcaggatggattggcttcttggctactggacatcagctccagagggacgatcacaggtacagcctggatggtcaccggagcctcgccgccggcccccttgcagatgctgaaacaagaagaggtccagaatcggcggcagaagactcctcagtcttctaaaggtagcgcacagcactgcagctgtgcgccattttcctctcagcacacttcacacggcagtcactgagggtgcagggcgctgggaggggagcgccctgggaggcaaatgaaaacctatttggctaaaaaatacctcacatatagcctccgggggctatatggagatatttaacccctgccagaatccactaaagagcgggagacgagcccgccgaaaaaggggcggggcctatctcctcagcacacagcgccattttccttacacagctccgctggtcaggacggctccccggtctctcccctgcactgcactacagaaacagggtaaaacaagagagggggggcaaaatagtggcaaaaattatattataaaagcagctatacagggagcacttattataaggctatccctgtcatatatagcgctttggtgtgtgctggcaaactctccctctgtctccccaaagggctagtggggtcctgtcttcgttaagagcattccctgtgtgtctgctgtgtgtcggtacgtgtgtgtcgacatgtatgaggacgatattggtgtggaggcggagcaattgccaaatatggggatgtcacctcctagggggtcgacaccagaatggatgcctttatttatggaattacgggatagtgtcaacacgctaaagcagtcgtttgacgacatgagacggccggacaatcaattagtgcctgtccaggcgcctcaaacaccgtcaggggctgtaaaacgccctttgcctcagtcggtcgacacagacccagacacaggcactgattccagtggcgacggtgacaaatcaaccgtattttccagtagggccacacgttatatgattttggcaatgaaggaggcgttacatttagctgatactacaggtaccactaaacagggtattatgtggggtgtgaaaaaactacctatagtttttcctgaatcagaagaactaaatgaggtgtgtgatgaagcgtgggttgcccccgataaaaagatgctaatttcaaagaagttattggctttataccctttcccgccagaggttagggcgcgctgggaaacacctcctagggtggacaaggcgctcacacgcttatctaaacaagtggcgttaccctctcctgagacggccgcacttaaagatccagcagataggaggatggaaaatatccaaaaaagtatatacacacatacaggtgttatactacgaccagctatagcgacagcctggatgtgcagtgctggagtagcttggtcagagtccctgattgaaaatattgataccctggatagggacaatgttttactgtctttagagcaaataaaggatgcatttctttatatgcgtgatgcacagagggatatctgcacactggcatcacgggtaagtgctatgtccatttcggccagaagaagtttatggacgcgacagtggtcaggcgatgcggactcaaaacggcatatggaagttttgccgtataaaggggaggagttatttggagttggtctatcagatttggtggccacggctacagccgggaaatccacctttttacctcaagttactccccaacagaaaaagacaccgacttttcaaccgcagccctttcgttcctttaaaaacaagagagcaaagggatattcatatctgccacgaggcagaggaagggggaagagacagcaacaggcagctccttcccaggaacagaagccctcccccgcttctacaaaagcctcagcatgacgctggggcttctcaagcggactcgggggcggtgggcggtcgtctcaagaatttcagcgcgcagtgggctcactcgcaggtagatccctgcatcctgcagataatatctcagggatacaggttggaactagagacagatccacctcgccgtttcctgaagtctgctttaccaacgtccccctccgaaagggagacggtcttggaagccattcacaagctgtactctcagcaggtgatagtcaaggtacctcttctacaacaaggaaaggggtattattccactctatttgtggtaccgaagccggatggctcggtaagacctattctaaatctgaagtccttgaacctgtacataaagaagttcaagttcaagatggagtcactcagagcagtgatagcgaacctggaagaaggggactttatggtatccttggacatcaaggatgcgtacctccacgttccaatttacccctcacaccaggggtacctcaggttcgtcgtacaaaactgtcactatcagtttcagacgctgccgttcggattgtccacggcacctcgggtctttacaaaggtaatggccgagatgatgattcttcttcgaagaaaaggcgtattaattatcccatacttggacgatctcctgataagggcaaggtccagagaacagctagagatgggattagcactgtctcaagaagtgctaaaacagcacgggtggattctgaatattccaaaatcccagttaatgccaacaactcgtctgctgttcctagggatgattctggacacggttcagaaaaaggtttttctcccggaggaaaaagccaaggagttatccgagcttgtcaggaacctcctaaaaccaggaaaggtgtctgtacatcaatgcacaagagtgctgggaaaaatggtggcttcttacgaagcaattccattcggcagattccacgcaagaattttccagagggatctgttggacaaatggtcagggtcgcatcttcagatgcaccagcggataaccctgtctccaaggacaagggtatctcttctgtggtggttgcagagtgctcatctattggagggccgcagattcggcatacaggattggatcctggtgaccacggacgccagcctgagaggctggggagcagtcacacaaggaagaaacttccagggagtgtggacgagcctggaaacgtctcttcacataaacattctggaactaagagcaatctacaatgctctaagccaggcagaacctctgcttcagggaaaaccggtgttgatccagtcggacaacatcacggcagtcgcccatgtgaacagacagggcggcacaagaagcaggagtgcaatggcagaagctgcaaggattcttcgctgggcagagaatcatgtgatagcactgtcagcagtgttcatcccgggagtggacaactgggaagcagacttcctcagcagacacgaccttcacccgggagagtggggacttcatccagaagtcttccacatgctggtaacccgttgggaaagaccaatggtggacatgatggcgtctcgcctcaacaaaaaactggacaggtattgcgccaggtcaagagatccgcaggcaatagctgtggacgcgctggtaacgccttgggtgtaccagtcggtgtatgtgtttcctcctctgcctctcataccaaaagtattgagaattatacggcaaagaggcgtaagaacgatactagtggttccggattggccaagaaggtcttggtacccggaacttcaagagatgattacggaagatccgtggcctctacctctaaggagggacttgcttcagcagggtccctgtctgtttcaagacttaccgcggctgcgtttgacggcatggcggttgaacgccggatcctaaaggaaaaaggcatgccggaagaagtcattcctactttgattaaagcaaggaaggaagtaaccgtgcaacattatcaccgcatttggcgaaaatatgttgcgtggtgcgaggatcggagtgctccgacggaggaatttcaactgggtcgattcctacatttcctgcaatcaggattgtctatgggtctcaaattgggatctattaaggttcaaatttcggccctgtcgattttcttccagaaagaattggcttcagtccctgaagtccagacttttgttaagggagtgctgcatatacagcctcctgtggtgcctccagtggcac
The Pseudophryne corroboree isolate aPseCor3 chromosome 4, aPseCor3.hap2, whole genome shotgun sequence DNA segment above includes these coding regions:
- the PRR18 gene encoding proline-rich protein 18; its protein translation is MSFPPILQHKPALPSRLLLSKAAERGAPPRHPSPLVGTKGTAMDKEDLSRSWPSVTLRRQLERRHRASASNLSQPVDIVHPARRFLGQVPRGMTRSYESIIQPGPAALTRARRELAKDPSRRPQQQAQLAHPAQDHMAAMHQCSQRLQPHPEPPQPADVHFSLCLTPESILVIQKRNFEKQLAQQQQRSAHSRRVCAGGSWHLRCPRSRMEPIQSSPLQRSAPDVSELVKISLLNEQHRYDDMEYEDECWLREGDEGLVRKCTEWLQGVEMAAGRDRNLQDKLQALPHLNTF